In Oryctolagus cuniculus chromosome 18, mOryCun1.1, whole genome shotgun sequence, the DNA window gccgcagcgtgccagcttcagcggccattggaaggtgaaccaacggcaaaggaagacctttctctctgtctctctctctcactgtccactctgcctgtccaaaaaaaaaaaaaaaaagacaactaccATACCATTACAAtacctcaaaatttaaaaatgctttttttttttaattttttgacaggcagagtggacagtgagagagagagagagagaaaggtcctccttttctgttggttcaccccccaatagccgctagactagaacccggagtgtcggcgctgcaggcggaggattagcctagtgagccgcagcgccggcctaaaaatgCTTCTTAAATATCATAGATTATCAAGTTCAAATTCCCTTGATTACCCAATTTTCAcataattgatttatttaaattataatatatgtTAAGATTCCCTACATTATGTGTGATTGCTGTGACTTATCTCTGGgttcctccctcttttttcttccactccccaaatagccacaacagtttgacctgggccaggccaaagccaggagcttgaagctccacctgggtctcccatggtggtggcagggtccaagtacttgagccctcatctgctgctttcccaggcacatagctaggagttggatcagaagtggaacagccaggagtcaaattggcactccaattTGAGATgccaatttatttattgaaaaaatcaTGTCTGTGTTAGTTTTTAATGTTTGGGAGATTGTTGACTGCATCCCATGGTgtcatttaacattttcttctgtTCCTTATATTTCCTGTAAACTGGTAGTCAGTTTAAAACTACATATTTCTAGGGCCTCACTCCCAAAACTCAGACTGGTGTGGGTGCTGGGGATTTCTCATTCCTGAAAGCTCCAGCTGAGTCTGTCTCAGGTTTTTGAATTGCCAATCTACATGCCCCCTCCAGTAACCACAAATCTGCCTCAGTCACACCATGTAGGAGAGACAGACCGCAGCGGCTTAATTGAAATTCTCAGTAAGGATGCTCTGGGAGCCCCAGGGCCTGTGCATCCTCCTTCTAACCCAGGCTGGAGAAActtttggtttcatttatttgagagagggagaaggaggaagggagagagaaagaggagagtgagaggtcttccatctgggttaggctgaagccaggaatctggaactccatccaggactcccacatgggtggtatggcccaagcatttgcaccatcatctgctacctcccaggatgtgtattagtaggaagctgatgggaagtggaggtgggactggattccaggctgtgctgtggggatGTTGGTGTCCCCAAATACCTCCTCTCTAGGGAAACTTCTTATTCGGACCTTTCCTGGCCTTGAGGATATGTGGGTCAGGGTGGAGGGACACTCTTGCTGCTGTGGCCCTGAGGATGAAGGAACCGACTGCAGGGTCGGTAGCTTCACCTGGGGCTGAGGGCTAAGTGTTGCTGGCAGTGCCACCTTCGGTTCCGGCTGATGATGcaggtggcctgggaaacaggccCAAACTCTTATTTAACTgctttccccaccccacccccaccccccaggaccaACTGTCCCCTTAACTGCTGAGAGAGACATTCCACTGGTAACAGCTAGTGCCTCACTGCTGTGACACACAGCAGTCAGAGTGATCCTTTTAGCATCTGCATCAGATCACTTCCCCACCTTGTTCAAATTTCTCCCGTGACTTCCCGTCACGCAAGAGCCATACTCCTCACTTTGGCTGATAGGGCCCACTGTGGTCTGGTCCACGCCCACTTCTCCAACTGTTTCTTTTAGTCATCTCCATCTTTCCTTCCTGGCCACACTAGCCTTTCTGCTGGTCTTAGGTCAGTCTTGTTCCTACCACAGGGTTTTTACACTTACTAGTTCCTCcaggaatgtttttcttcttaatttctcACAGGACTCCCTTAAAATCTCTGCTGAAATGTCACCTCCTCAAGAAAGCCTTCTCGGACTACGCTCTGTAACACAGCACCTCTTATCACTCTATAATCtcatcctgttttatttttcttcctagaaattcAAAGaccctgaaatatttttttttacctctttgTCCTCCTTTAGTTTGTGGGTTCCTTAGGGAAAGGGGTCTTGATCATCTCATTCACCAACATATCCCAAGCAACTAGCACAGTGGCTGGTATATAACAGGTGCTCAGTAAGtacttgttgaataaatggatagatggatgggtggattgGATTGATAGATGGAACATTTTCTCAATCCTGCCCCTCTTCTGTGAGCATGTGCATATACGTGTGCACACGTGcgtgaatgcacacacacacaccaccattTATCAGGTTACGCTTCTTAAACTACCTGGGTCCCTCCCCAATTACAGGAGTTACACTGATGGTGCACCCAGGGGTCTATTTTGAGAACAGAAGGTGCTACAAGACAAGGTCCTCCACAAAGGAATGTACTTCAGGAGCAAAGGGAGGCTAGGGGCTTGGACTTGTTGGATAAAAGGAAGCTCAagccaaaaacaaatttttattgagCAGCAGGAACTCCACTGGTGCTACAAAGGACTGGGGTAAGGATGCATACGAGCCTCAGGGGTCAGGGGTGTACTGCTTGACTTTATCCGTACTGTTCCTGCTCCAGGTAGACGGGCTCGCTAGGTTTCTTTATTCTGTCTCCTAACACCCCAGGCAGGAGACTCCCTGGGTAGCCACAGCTTGCTGCTTCCAGTTTCAGGAAGCCCACTCCTTCCTGTTTTGTGTGGGCAATGACTCAGGGGAGGAGTCCCTCTGGCGGACTGGGCCCATTCTGGCCACTCTGCACCCCGTCTCTGCTCCTGACTTCTCCTTGGCTGGCAGAATGCaggcttttctttcttctgcccagGAAGAAACGCTACAGGATTGGGCAGAGGAACATCAGGCTTTCTTCCAGGCTAGCTTCAGCCCTGGGATGTTCAAAACAGCTTCTCACTTCAAACCCCAGTTCGTGGGCAGTTAGTATGGAAGAGGGGCTACTGGCAGAGTGGCCCAGCCTCTGTCTCCAGTGGTGGACAATGGAGGTCACTGCAGAAGGGGCATTAAGCATCTAAGGCAGTTAGACATTTGTCCTCCACGAAGGGCTCGGCCAACAAGCTTCTGTGGACTGATCTTATTCCCACACGCCGCAAGTGCCAAGTTTTGGGGACAGAGCAACTCAGGACTTTGTCCAACTCTGCCAGAGCTTGAGGTCTCTTGGAAGCCCAACACAGGAGTGGCTTCTCTGTTCTTGACTTTGCTAAAGAAGCATCACCATAGACCTGGAAGCCACAAACCAGGCAGTATGTCTCCCCGTCCCAGCCTACCTGCGTTTCTCTACATCCTCGGTAGAAGATATGGGAGAGGCCACAAACAGGAAGAGAAGTGGGAGGCACAACTGCTGGAAAGAAAACTAGGACTGCTCAGCCACTTCTGCTATGTACACTGTGCCGCCAGCACCTCCTCTCTTTCATGTCTTTGTTTTGGCCACAGCCCTCTTGTCTGCCAGGCATCCCAGACACATCCTTGGCCTGTCACTTCTGCAGGTTCCTTAGAGAATGGATTGTGGTCGCAGAAGCAATTCTGTGAAGCTATGGCAGCAGCAGGATACAAGGACATCTGTGCTCCACTCCCTGAGAGAACAGAACTTCAAGATAACTGCAGTCAAGACCCCCTCAGTCTCTCCCTTCCACAGCTCAGACATTTCTTAAGAACTTCACTTCTGAGGCTgtcacagaaataatttttaagttttggaAACAAGTGATATAATATAAATCACTTAAGAATCCCTCTCATCCTGGCATCTCCTCTTGGGTCCCCTCTGTGCTTCTTGTTTCAACTATGATGAACTCTTACCGTTTGCTAATACTTTCTAAAAGGCCACATACCAAGGCAAGGTGATGACCAGAAGGTTCACAGCCAAATCCTGGTAACTAAGTCTGGGCTCAAGAAAACTTCTCACATTAGCTTAACTTCCTGCGACATCTTCTGAGACCTCCAGTCTCTGGCACTTCATCTATCCTTGACTACCCACACTGTTCCTTAGAACTCAGGAGCCCAGGCTGGGATGTGGCTGAGGGGGCCCATGTGTATGTCCAACTGACAGCACAGCCAAGGTGCCTGGGTCTGACAGGGAGGTTCACCAGCAGTTCCTCCTCAAACCACTCCAACAAAAACACACTTGGTTTTTGCTAAGGGTCTAATCAAGAAAAGGCCAAAAGCATCTCATAGCCAAAAGACGAGGGCAAAATGTATAAAGAGTAGAACCTTTTTGAACACTTGCCCAGAAGTGACATCTCACTTACCCTCAGCAGTGAATGGGAACACTGGATCCCTGGGGGACCGAGGCCATTGGTCCCCTCATGGCTGGGGAGGTTCTGAGGTGTGACAGGCAAGTTCAGAAGGCACTGTGGCAGCCAGATGTGGTTGTGTACACCAGTGCCTCCGGTATAGATGCCCATCCTAGGCCTACCCgctgcactgccctcccaggggacACAGGACAAGTTAGGGTGAATATACAAGATCTGCTCAGACACTGTCATAGGCAACCACACAGGTTGGTATCTAGAAGAGAAATGGTAGGGAAATTTCTGCAAGGGCATCATGTTTGCGTAGATACCCTGACGTGGAAATAGAGAGCCTGTGAGGTCCTCACTACCCAGTGTGGTCACACAGGGAATACATGACCTAAAGGGCAGGCTTCAGGCCCTTGGCGTTTTGTGGAAGAGTGGGATGAACGCAGAGGGGCACCTGCCTGGGCCCTCCCCACTCACTCCTTATTCAAGTAGCCATTCCTTTTGGAACACACCTATAGGCTGGCACAGCCTCACTGACCACACGAGGGTAAGGGAAACCAAATTCTGAGATTGGCTAGAGGTGCCAGATTAACCTACGTGGCTGCTAGGTTACACAGCCTTACCTTAAGCATTCAACAGTTGGAGAGGCAGACAACTGGAAGGACTATGGAATCAGGGAAGGCTCCTTGAAGGTGGGCTAAAGGATAGTGAGATTTGGACACACGGGGAGAAGAAAGACACTCCAGCAGAGAAGAATCAAAGCAAAGGCAGGGGATGGGGGTTTGGTGCtgtgtttaagccactgcttgggatacttgcatgccatattggagtacctaggtttgagtccctgctccacttctgatgcagcttcttgctaatgtactgccttggaggcagcagatgatggctcaaagtgGTACTTGGGTACTTGTTACCATGTGGAAAGCCCAGACTGAATTCTGgtctcttgactttggcctgactcagtcctggctgctgcagtcatttggagagtgagccaacggatggaagacctgtttctcttgcttccttttaataaacaaacaaaaatgtaaaaaaaatataataaaagcaaagatgggagccagtgttgtggcatagcagataaagccaacacttgcaatgccaatatcccacatgggctccagttcaagtcctggcagctccacttcagatccagctccctgctactggcctgggaaaagcagtggaagatagctcaagtacctggggccctgccacccatcttggagacctggataaaacccCT includes these proteins:
- the DPEP2NB gene encoding DPEP2 neighbor protein, which encodes MMPLQKFPYHFSSRYQPVWLPMTVSEQILYIHPNLSCVPWEGSAAAVVPPTSLPVCGLSHIFYRGCRETQVGWDGETYCLVCGFQVYGDASLAKSRTEKPLLCWASKRPQALAELDKVLSCSVPKTWHLRRVGIRSVHRSLLAEPFVEDKCLTALDA